Proteins from one Solenopsis invicta isolate M01_SB chromosome 11, UNIL_Sinv_3.0, whole genome shotgun sequence genomic window:
- the LOC105199862 gene encoding uncharacterized protein LOC105199862 isoform X1 — protein sequence MDNLQRKKRGANITNEQKTLLIEYMNKHPELVKGKLTSSFTLKDSVRLWNEISEILNSANGAKKDWKDWRKCWHDIQSRSKKKYSIIKQSRAATGGGEQNTEVLTEHEEQVLNTMYSTSIEGHPDIEESIINILSDTEDDAMQVEYLEEYEDVLNFTEKKQDKIEIQKKQIATCTHSDNNRNMLFLQKNKATINSNKLSNNKENINKNNNVEKQPSFEISKALGKSMNTSSCEQNKTTTEKKRMTKRELLNTVEVSTNLNSIYEQTYELKKQYYEARLEYLKRSVETQEKMATILEKCNENLINITDKCNMS from the exons ATGGATAacttacaaagaaaaaagagaggTGCAAACATTACAAACGAGCAGAAAACTCTCTTAATAGAATATATGAATAAACATCCTGAATTAGTAAAAGGAAAATTAACATCTTCGTTTACTTTAAAAGATTCTGTACGTTTATGGAACGAAataagtgaaattttaaattcagCTAATGGAGCAAAGAAAGACTGGAAAGATTGGCgtaaa TGCTGGCATGATATTCAATCAAGGAGCAAAAAAAAGTATAGTATTATAAAGCAATCCAGAGCAGCAACAGGAGGTGGTGAACAAAATACAGAAGTTTTAACAGAACATGAAGAGCAGGTCCTTAATACAATGTATTCCACTAGTATTGAGGGACATCCTGATATTGAAGAAtccattataaatatattgagtGATACAGAA GATGATGCGATGCAAGTGGAATATTTAGAAGAATATGAAGATGTcttaaattttactgaaaagaaacaggataaaattgaaattcaaaagAAACAGATTGCTACCTGTACACATTCTGATAATAACCGCAATATgttatttcttcaaaaaaataaagcaactataaacagtaataaattatcaaacaacaaagaaaatattaataaaaacaataatgtaGAAAAACAGCCTTCCTTCGAAATATCCAAAGCTCTTGGAAAGTCAATGAATACGAGTTCTTGTGAACAAAACAAAACTACaactgaaaagaaaagaatgacCAAGAGAGAATTACTAAATACTGTTGAAGTATCGACAAATTTAAACAGTATTTATGAACAAacatatgaattaaaaaaacagtattATGAAGCAAggttagaatatttaaaaagatcagTAGAGACACAAGAAAAAATGGCTACTATCCTTGAAAAATGCAACGAAAATCTGATAAATATTACAGATAAGTGTAATATGTCTTAA
- the LOC105199862 gene encoding uncharacterized protein LOC105199862 isoform X2 encodes MEQRKTGKIGCWHDIQSRSKKKYSIIKQSRAATGGGEQNTEVLTEHEEQVLNTMYSTSIEGHPDIEESIINILSDTEDDAMQVEYLEEYEDVLNFTEKKQDKIEIQKKQIATCTHSDNNRNMLFLQKNKATINSNKLSNNKENINKNNNVEKQPSFEISKALGKSMNTSSCEQNKTTTEKKRMTKRELLNTVEVSTNLNSIYEQTYELKKQYYEARLEYLKRSVETQEKMATILEKCNENLINITDKCNMS; translated from the exons ATGGAGCAAAGAAAGACTGGAAAGATTGGC TGCTGGCATGATATTCAATCAAGGAGCAAAAAAAAGTATAGTATTATAAAGCAATCCAGAGCAGCAACAGGAGGTGGTGAACAAAATACAGAAGTTTTAACAGAACATGAAGAGCAGGTCCTTAATACAATGTATTCCACTAGTATTGAGGGACATCCTGATATTGAAGAAtccattataaatatattgagtGATACAGAA GATGATGCGATGCAAGTGGAATATTTAGAAGAATATGAAGATGTcttaaattttactgaaaagaaacaggataaaattgaaattcaaaagAAACAGATTGCTACCTGTACACATTCTGATAATAACCGCAATATgttatttcttcaaaaaaataaagcaactataaacagtaataaattatcaaacaacaaagaaaatattaataaaaacaataatgtaGAAAAACAGCCTTCCTTCGAAATATCCAAAGCTCTTGGAAAGTCAATGAATACGAGTTCTTGTGAACAAAACAAAACTACaactgaaaagaaaagaatgacCAAGAGAGAATTACTAAATACTGTTGAAGTATCGACAAATTTAAACAGTATTTATGAACAAacatatgaattaaaaaaacagtattATGAAGCAAggttagaatatttaaaaagatcagTAGAGACACAAGAAAAAATGGCTACTATCCTTGAAAAATGCAACGAAAATCTGATAAATATTACAGATAAGTGTAATATGTCTTAA
- the LOC120358984 gene encoding 52 kDa repressor of the inhibitor of the protein kinase-like, with the protein MSEKSVKKCSIRGCPGNLKKGRHVFKFPKEYDRWLQWVHLSGRLDLEEKGPEYSFRNCRLCRLHFEKKCFKVNKKRILLQPDAIPTRFGKDLQESSTKIIDVETDAEAEKDAVCMNEGESIQEQTSFTTEEEEEGNKTDNNIEKEMDFEIVKPSTSNTFCKIMMSKATMTSKRKNSPTKEQLRTRIEKLKLKNKVLQQKLRRLEKKQKIITKGSRRNEKDEH; encoded by the exons ATGAgtgaaaaaagtgtaaaaaagtGTTCTATAAGAGGTTGTCCTGGAAATCTGAAGAAAGGAAGAcatgtatttaaatttccaAAAGAATATGAcag ATGGTTGCAATGGGTGCATTTAAGTGGAAGACTGGATTTAGAAGAAAAAGGTCCAGAATATTCTTTTAGAAATTGTCGACTATGTCGTCTACATTTTGagaagaaatgttttaaagttaataaaaagagaattctTCTTCAGCCAGATGCCATACCCACAAGATTTGGAAAAGATTTGCAGGAGTCATcaactaaaataat TGATGTAGAAACAGATGCAGAAGCAGAAAAGGACGCAGTATGCATGAATGAAGGAGAAAGCATACAAGAGCAAACAAGCTTTAcaacagaagaagaagaagaaggaaataaaactgACAACAATATAGAAAAGGAAATGGACTTTGAAATTGTGAAACC aagcacgtctaatacattttgcaaaataatgatGTCGAAAGCAACGATGACATCGAAAAGAAAGAATAGCCCTACAAAGGAACAATTACGTACAAGgatagagaaattaaaattaaagaataaggTTCTCCAACAAAAACTGCGACGTCTtgagaagaaacaaaaaatcatcACTAAAGGATCACGAAGAAACGAAAAAGATGAG cATTGA